One window of the Trifolium pratense cultivar HEN17-A07 linkage group LG2, ARS_RC_1.1, whole genome shotgun sequence genome contains the following:
- the LOC123910815 gene encoding snRNA-activating protein complex subunit, translating into MVDQLECSIRITEEGECDPSIPIPRGGPIYLSNMSSSITRVSLFQDSLLSQLQSLEAELPQDSSSSYDDDDLSVDDLKVFTEDELMDMALKQVFQGTSSSSSSKEENTPPLSNQPNNAEHPNNNNKRFRRKTRGTNNSILNSSCIEKVKEVVRIKQKQEEDKAEVRLHSFNPDCRTNESANNSVTTERMMSLRSTSSATKINTMGLQEHLPVQYPEVVLCVEIYHNFRRRVKTQELLVLGRQTLTELRDKINCSTDQVMQKAGQHDPSGYFLIEDVFYTDLRDPSATDLTRPILDWLRNSKEEAQKKWEYIINGELRRKQMAVVGEASVSHLPRFASVEMHKMYFCDLSFRLGAGYLYCHQGDCTHTLVIRDMRLIHAEDVHNRAVYPIVTFQLKMRFQKCSVCKIFRATKVTVDDKWTPKNPCYFCDECFSLLHLAEDGSPLYTDFIEYDYNND; encoded by the exons ATGGTTGATCAATTGGAATGTTCAATTCGAATTACAGAAGAAGGAGAATGCGATCCTTCAATCCCAATTCCCAGGGGTGGTCCTATTTACCTCTCCAATATGTCTTCCTCTATTACTAGGGTTTCTCTTTTTCAGGATTCTCTTCTTTCTCAACTTCAG AGTCTAGAAGCCGAGTTACCTcaagattcttcttcttcttatgatgatgatgatctcTC TGTCGATGATCTTAAAGTTTTTACAGAGGATGAGTTAATGGACATGGCTTTGAAACAAGTCTTTCAGggtactagtagtagtagtagtagtaaagAGGAGAACACTCCACCACTTTCCAACCAACCTAACAATGCAGA GCAtcccaacaataataataagcGCTTCAGGAGAAAAACCAGAGGAACAAATAATTCCATTCTTAAT AGTAGTTGTATTGAAAAGGTGAAAGAGGTTGTGAGAATCAAACAGAAGCAGGAAGAAGACAAGGCAGAAGTCAGACTTCATTCATTTAA TCCTGATTGCAGGACCAATGAATCTGCCAACAATTCAGTAACAACAGAAAGGATGATGTCTCTTAGGTCCACAAGTTCTGCCACAAAG ATCAACACAATGGGCCTTCAGGAACACCTACCTGTGCAGTATCCAGAAGTTGTTCTCTGTGTGGAGATTTACCATAATTTTCGAAGACGTGTCAAG ACCCAAGAGCTGTTAGTTCTTGGTAGGCAGACCTTAACTGAATTGAGGGACAAGATCAATTGCTCAACGGACCAGGTTATGCAAAAAGCTGGGCAACATGATCCTTCTGGTTATTTTCTCATTGAG GATGTATTTTATACTGATTTGAGAGATCCATCTGCGACTGATTTAACCAGACCCATACTGGATTGGCTCCGAAACTCCAAGGAGGAGGCACAGAAGAAATGGGAATATATTATAAATGGGGAGCTACGGCGTAAACAAATGGCAGTCGTGGGGGAAGCATCTGTATCGCACTTGCCTCGTTTTGCATCTGTTGAGATGCACAAGATGTATTTTTGTGACTTAAGCTTTCGACTTGGTGCTGGGTACCTTTATTGTCATCAG GGTGACTGTACCCATACTTTAGTGATACGAGATATGAGGTTAATTCATGCTGAAGATGTACACAATCGGGCTGTTTATCCAATTGTCACTTTTCAACTGAAGATGCGTTTTCAGAAATGTAGTGTTTGCAAAATATTCAGAGCTACGAAGGTCACAGTGGATGACAAATGGACACCAAAAAACCCTTGTTATTTTTGTGATGAATGTTTTTCCCTACTTCACCTAGCAGAGGACGGCTCTCCATTGTATACCGATTTCATAGAATATGATTATAACAATGATTAA
- the LOC123904625 gene encoding histone H2B.1-like produces MARTMVYNFTMPQDKKLVAVKKNRTAAVEDVDEKKMKKNMFKINRNIFRVLKQVHPNISITCEAMKVMNTIINNMMLKLVHKSFKHNNSLRRNKSKLSINDIMSAVKEVFPPQMANLARTAARKALTNSSVARLSHKMDGAMSINDINDSVTEAFPPQMASLARAAAREALTDHRVSELSAIMDQAMSIK; encoded by the coding sequence ATGGCACGAACAATGGTTTATAATTTCACGATGCCACAAGATAAGAAGCTCGTTGCAGTGAAGAAGAATCGGACGGCTGCGGTGGAGGATGTAGatgagaagaaaatgaagaagaataTGTTCAAGATCAATAGAAACATCTTTCGGGTTCTGAAACAGGTGCATCCTAACATTTCTATTACCTGCGAAGCCATGAAGGTGATGAACACTATAATAAACAACATGATGCTGAAGCTTGTTCATAAATCTTTCAAGCATAATAATAGTTTACGACGTAACAAGTCAAAATTGTCTATCAATGATATTATGTCCGCTGTTAAGGAAGTCTTTCCTCCACAAATGGCCAACCTTGCCCGCACAGCAGCTCGCAAAGCTCTAACCAATTCCAGTGTCGCCCGATTGAGCCATAAAATGGATGGAGCTATGTCTATCAACGATATTAATGACTCTGTTACGGAAGCCTTTCCTCCACAAATGGCCAGCCTTGCCCGCGCAGCAGCTCGTGAAGCTCTAACCGATCACCGTGTCAGCGAATTGAGTGCTATAATGGATCAAGCTATGTCTATCAAATAG
- the LOC123904626 gene encoding prostatic spermine-binding protein-like, giving the protein MYINVTVEYNGTDTEKEKFNRDNMEGGGNNNNNGDEGNVNVGDGNNNGGDDQGNDENVDIKEISDDEDDGPGQVVDPSDRSSDEGDDNDDEGDSSGNEESDAEQDDHNDNDEGAGAAGAGEVSDPPTPRNEDDDDDSSSNSSDDD; this is encoded by the coding sequence ATGTATATAAATGTCACCGTAGAGTACAATGGAACAGATACagagaaagaaaaatttaaCAGAGATAATATGGAAGGAGGtggcaacaacaacaacaatggtgATGAAGGAAACGTTAACGTTGGTGATGGCAACAACAACGGTGGTGATGATCAAGGAAACGACGAAAACGTAGACATCAAAGAGATAAGCGATGATGAGGATGATGGCCCTGGGCAAGTTGTGGATCCCAGTGACAGAAGCAGCGACGAAGGGGATGATAACGACGACGAAGGTGATAGCAGCGGTAACGAAGAGAGCGACGCCGAGCAGGATGATCATAACGACAATGATGAAGGTGCAGGTGCAGCTGGTGCAGGGGAAGTCAGTGATCCACCAACGCCAAgaaatgaagatgatgatgatgacagtAGTAGTAATAGTAGTGATGATGATTAG
- the LOC123910817 gene encoding probable galacturonosyltransferase 4, which yields MVVSTRTIVLFLLCITVLTPILFYTDRLTTFNYSSAEQEFVQHDDVAAFAVGGAHSGRLNLLPQETSTILKEPIGIVYSDHSSNINNLPQGEHVLSRVLSATNEEGRIKGEENSIKLVTDGIKQINQSSYLEKADITGDSVNGEDAIDVDDNDGKLTKSSNTSHQVSQTILTKQGKQHIESSRKVNKKGSMLPETIKHNGETPSDARVRKLKDQLIQAKVYLSLQAVRNIPQLTRELRLRVKEVSRTLGDASKDSDLPKNANERMKAMEQSLMKGRQIQDDCATSVKKLRAMLHSSEDQLRVHKKQTLFLTQLTAKTLPKGLHCLPLRLTTEYYNLNSSQQQFPNQEKLEDPGLYHYAIFSDNILATAVVVNSTAAHAKDASKHVFHIVTDRLNYAAMRMWFLANPPGKATIQVQNSEDFTWLNSSYSPVLKQLGSPSMIDYYFKTHRATSDSNLKFRNPKYLSMLNHLRFYLPEIFPKLKKVLFLDDDVVVQKDLTGLWSINLKGNINGAVQTCAGSFHRFDRYLNFSNPLVAKNFDPHACGWAYGMNVFDLVEWKKQNITEVYHTWQNLNHDRQLWKLGTLPPGLITFWKRTFPLNRSWHVLGLGYNPNVNQKDIERAAVIHYNGNMKPWLEISIPKFRGYWTKYVDYNIMYLRECNLNP from the exons ATGGTGGTGTCTACCAGAACTATTGTGCTTTTCTTGCTTTGCATTACTGTTCTTACTCCTATTCTCTTTTACACTGATCGTCTCACCACTTTCAATTACTCCTCTG CTGAGCAAGAGTTTGTTCAACATGATGATGTTGCTGCTTTT GCTGTCGGTGGAGCACATTCTGGCCGTTTAAATTTGTTACCCCAG GAAACCTCTACCATCCTTAAGGAACCCATTGGGATTGTATATTCAGACCACTCttcaaacataaacaatttGCCTCAAG GGGAACATGTATTATCCAGGGTATTGTCAGCTACAAATGAGGAAGGTCGAATTAAAGGGGAGGAGAACTCCATCAAACTTGTCACAGATGGaattaaacaaataaatcaaaGTAGCTATTTGGAGAAAGCTGATATAACTGGTGATAGTGTCAATGGGGAAGATGCTATTGATGTTGATGACAATGATGGGAAACTTACTAAATCATCTAATACTTCTCATCAAGTATCTCAAACTATA CTTACTAAGCAAGGGAAACAACATATTGAATCTTCTAGAAAAGTAAACAAGAAAGGATCCATGTTACCAGAAACCATCAAGCATAATGGCGAAACACCGTCTGATGCTCGGGTACGGAAACTAAAGGATCAGCTCATCCAAGCTAAAGTTTATCTTTCCCTTCAAGCAGTAAGGAACATTCCCCAACTCACTCGGGAGCTTCGGTTACGGGTAAAGGAAGTTTCACGAACACTTGGAGATGCAAGCAAAGATTCTGACTTGCCAAAGAA CGCAAATGAGAGGATGAAGGCAATGGAGCAATCATTGATGAAAGGAAGACAGATTCAAGATGATTGTGCCACATCTGTGAAGAAGCTTAGAGCTATGCTCCACTCATCAGAGGATCAGCTTCGTGTGCACAAGAAACAGACTTTGTTCTTAACACAGTTGACAGCAAAAACACTCCCTAAAGGTCTCCACTGTCTTCCGTTGCGCCTTACAACTGAATATTATAACTTGAATTCTTCTCAGCAACAATTCCCCAATCAAGAGAAGTTAGAAGATCCTGGACTATACCATTATGCAATATTTTCAGATAACATATTGGCAACAGCTGTAGTTGTGAATTCTACTGCTGCCCATGCTAAG GATGCCTCAAAGCATGTTTTCCACATTGTTACTGATAGGCTCAATTATGCGGCAATGAGGATGTGGTTTTTGGCGAATCCACCTGGAAAGGCGACAATTCAAGTTCAGAACAGTGAAGATTTTACATGGTTGAATTCGAGCTACAGTCCAGTTCTTAAGCAGTTAGGTTCTCCTTCTATGATAGATTATTACTTTAAGACTCACCGTGCTACTTCTGATTCAAACCTTAAGTTTCGGAATCCTAAGTATTTATCTATGTTGAACCACCTCCGCTTCTACTTGCCTGAGATATTTCCAAAGCTCAAGAAAGTGCTGTTTTTGGATGACGATGTAGTTGTGCAGAAGGATCTTACTGGTCTTTGGTCGATTAATTTAAAGGGAAACATAAATGGTGCTGTTCAAACTTGTGCAGGAAGTTTTCATCGTTTTGATCGTTACCTCAACTTCTCAAATCCCCTTGTTGCAAAGAATTTCGACCCTCATGCTTGTGGATGGGCATATGGTATGAATGTTTTTGATTTAGTTGAATGGAAGAAGCAAAACATCACAGAGGTGTACCACACCTGGCAGAATCTG AATCATGATAGACAACTATGGAAGTTAGGAACACTGCCACCTGGTCTTATAACATTCTGGAAACGCACTTTCCCGCTGAACCGATCTTGGCACGTCTTGGGTCTTGGCTACAACCCCAATGTCAACCAAAAAGATATTGAAAGGGCTGCTGTAATACATTATAATGGAAACATGAAACCATGGCTTGAGATAAGCATTCCGAAGTTTCGAGGTTATTGGACGAAGTATGTTGATTATAATATTATGTATTTGCGAGAATGCAACCTCAATCCATAA
- the LOC123910813 gene encoding uncharacterized protein LOC123910813 isoform X1, whose translation MIEQFINFVIRPPRADYNPDQYLWEKEFSLAGRTYQRQDLEASIKYLFDGFMQLLLSIYRSYIMITIVCVCNAIYFIIVQLKNDRGHTLKCSHYLPSPFPEDTSLPCVIYCHGNSGCRADANEAAVILLPSNITVFTLDFSGSGLSDGDYVSLGWHEKDDLKIVVSHLRSNKQISRIGLWGRSMGAVTSLLYGAEDPSIAGMVLDSAFSNLYNLMMELVDVYKIRLPKFTVKMAVQYMRRVIEKKAKFDIMKLNCVLVAPKTFIPVLFGHASDDKFIQPHHSDLISESYAGDKNIIKFDGDHNSSRPQFFYDSVSIFFYNVLRPPQVSIAEKLEKYYDLGDLKLGSGVDESVLYEILSSLRSATTDAASSSSAFPTISATKSVNELLSEIAPLTDVEPLFEEDNTDDNDGIGHGDATDVQGKLNGQIEDCCSYTSSNRESWGRCSSLGGSDQECCADLSADDKHSQNTVKVFATPLRSMKEKSSGPPKEDEKKHKKNKMKKKDKAEKVAKKPKSDRFEKLEALSRRLRLCLLKGSIHRRNKSS comes from the exons ATGATTGAGCAATTCATCAATTTCGTCATTCGACCTCCCAG GGCGGACTATAACCCAGATCAGTATCTGTGGGAAAAGGAATTCTCCCTTGCTGGTAGAACCTACCAAAGGCAGGATTTGGAGGCAAGTATCAAGTATCTATTTGATGGGTTTATGCAATTATTATTGTCTATATATAGAAGCTACATCATGATTACAATTGTTTGCGTATGTAATGCtatctattttataattgtGCAGCTCAAGAATGACAGAGGCCATACCTTGAAGTGTAGTCATTATCTCCCTTCTCCTTTTCCTGAAGATACTTCTCTTCCTTGTGTTATATATTGCCATGGAAACAG TGGATGCAGGGCAGATGCCAATGAGGCTGCTGTAATTCTTCTGCCATCAAATATTACTGTTTTTACCCTTGACTTCTCGGGGTCAGGCTTATCTGATGGAGACTATGTTAGCCTTGGTTGGCATGAA AAAGATGATCTGAAGATTGTGGTGTCACATTTGAGGAGCAACAAACAAATATCCCGTATAGGTTTATGGGGACGATCAATGGGTGCAGTTACTAG CCTTCTTTATGGAGCTGAAGACCCTTCTATTGCTGGAATGGTATTGGATAGTGCCTTTTCAAACTTATATAATCTCATGATGGAGCTCGTGGATGTTTATAAAATTCGGCTTCCAAAGTTCACt GTTAAAATGGCTGTACAGTACATGAGGCGGGTTATTGAGAAGAAGGCAAAGTTTGACATTATGAAACTGAACTGTGTTCTG GTTGCACCGAAGACATTCATTCCTGTCTTATTTGGACATGCAAGTGATGACAAATTCATTCAGCCACACCACTCTGATCTCATCTCTGAATCCTATGCG GgtgataaaaatatcataaaatttgATGGCGACCACAACTCTTCACGACCACAATTCTTTTATGATTCAGTTTCCATTTTCTTCTACAATGTTCTCCGTCCTCCTCAAGTTTCTATTGCTGAAAAGCTTGAGAAATATTATGATTTGGGTGATTTGAAACTTGGTTCCGGTGTGGATGAG AGCGTATTATATGAGATTCTCTCTAGTTTGCGGTCTGCAACTACTGATGCTGCAAGTTCATCTTCTGCATTTCCAACGATATCTGCAACAAAATCTGTTAACGAACTTCTTTCAGAAATCGCTCCCCTGACTGATGTA GAGCCCTTGTTCGAAGAAGATAATACGGATGACAATGATGGAATTGGCCATGGCGACGCCACAGATGTACAG GGCAAGCTAAATGGCCAGATTGAAGATTGCTGCTCATATACAAGCTCAAATAGAGAAAGTTGGGGCAGATGTTCTTCTTTAGGAGGCAGTGATCAAGAATGCTGTGCAGATTTAAGTGCTGATGATAAACACTCTcag AATACTGTGAAGGTGTTTGCAACACCTTTGCGAAGCATGAAAGAGAAATCATCAGGCCCCCCAAAAGAAGACGAAAAGAAGCACAAgaagaataaaatgaaaaagaaggATAAAGCTGAAAAAGTTGCAAAGAAACCAAAGAGTGACAGATTTGAGAAGCTGGAGGCTCTCAGCAGACGCTTGCGGCTTTGCCTACTAAAGGGATCAATCCATCGAAGAAACAAGTCATCTTGA
- the LOC123910813 gene encoding uncharacterized protein LOC123910813 isoform X3: MIEQFINFVIRPPRADYNPDQYLWEKEFSLAGRTYQRQDLELKNDRGHTLKCSHYLPSPFPEDTSLPCVIYCHGNSGCRADANEAAVILLPSNITVFTLDFSGSGLSDGDYVSLGWHEKDDLKIVVSHLRSNKQISRIGLWGRSMGAVTSLLYGAEDPSIAGMVLDSAFSNLYNLMMELVDVYKIRLPKFTVKMAVQYMRRVIEKKAKFDIMKLNCVLVAPKTFIPVLFGHASDDKFIQPHHSDLISESYAGDKNIIKFDGDHNSSRPQFFYDSVSIFFYNVLRPPQVSIAEKLEKYYDLGDLKLGSGVDESVLYEILSSLRSATTDAASSSSAFPTISATKSVNELLSEIAPLTDEPLFEEDNTDDNDGIGHGDATDVQGKLNGQIEDCCSYTSSNRESWGRCSSLGGSDQECCADLSADDKHSQNTVKVFATPLRSMKEKSSGPPKEDEKKHKKNKMKKKDKAEKVAKKPKSDRFEKLEALSRRLRLCLLKGSIHRRNKSS, translated from the exons ATGATTGAGCAATTCATCAATTTCGTCATTCGACCTCCCAG GGCGGACTATAACCCAGATCAGTATCTGTGGGAAAAGGAATTCTCCCTTGCTGGTAGAACCTACCAAAGGCAGGATTTGGAG CTCAAGAATGACAGAGGCCATACCTTGAAGTGTAGTCATTATCTCCCTTCTCCTTTTCCTGAAGATACTTCTCTTCCTTGTGTTATATATTGCCATGGAAACAG TGGATGCAGGGCAGATGCCAATGAGGCTGCTGTAATTCTTCTGCCATCAAATATTACTGTTTTTACCCTTGACTTCTCGGGGTCAGGCTTATCTGATGGAGACTATGTTAGCCTTGGTTGGCATGAA AAAGATGATCTGAAGATTGTGGTGTCACATTTGAGGAGCAACAAACAAATATCCCGTATAGGTTTATGGGGACGATCAATGGGTGCAGTTACTAG CCTTCTTTATGGAGCTGAAGACCCTTCTATTGCTGGAATGGTATTGGATAGTGCCTTTTCAAACTTATATAATCTCATGATGGAGCTCGTGGATGTTTATAAAATTCGGCTTCCAAAGTTCACt GTTAAAATGGCTGTACAGTACATGAGGCGGGTTATTGAGAAGAAGGCAAAGTTTGACATTATGAAACTGAACTGTGTTCTG GTTGCACCGAAGACATTCATTCCTGTCTTATTTGGACATGCAAGTGATGACAAATTCATTCAGCCACACCACTCTGATCTCATCTCTGAATCCTATGCG GgtgataaaaatatcataaaatttgATGGCGACCACAACTCTTCACGACCACAATTCTTTTATGATTCAGTTTCCATTTTCTTCTACAATGTTCTCCGTCCTCCTCAAGTTTCTATTGCTGAAAAGCTTGAGAAATATTATGATTTGGGTGATTTGAAACTTGGTTCCGGTGTGGATGAG AGCGTATTATATGAGATTCTCTCTAGTTTGCGGTCTGCAACTACTGATGCTGCAAGTTCATCTTCTGCATTTCCAACGATATCTGCAACAAAATCTGTTAACGAACTTCTTTCAGAAATCGCTCCCCTGACTGAT GAGCCCTTGTTCGAAGAAGATAATACGGATGACAATGATGGAATTGGCCATGGCGACGCCACAGATGTACAG GGCAAGCTAAATGGCCAGATTGAAGATTGCTGCTCATATACAAGCTCAAATAGAGAAAGTTGGGGCAGATGTTCTTCTTTAGGAGGCAGTGATCAAGAATGCTGTGCAGATTTAAGTGCTGATGATAAACACTCTcag AATACTGTGAAGGTGTTTGCAACACCTTTGCGAAGCATGAAAGAGAAATCATCAGGCCCCCCAAAAGAAGACGAAAAGAAGCACAAgaagaataaaatgaaaaagaaggATAAAGCTGAAAAAGTTGCAAAGAAACCAAAGAGTGACAGATTTGAGAAGCTGGAGGCTCTCAGCAGACGCTTGCGGCTTTGCCTACTAAAGGGATCAATCCATCGAAGAAACAAGTCATCTTGA
- the LOC123910813 gene encoding uncharacterized protein LOC123910813 isoform X2, with protein MIEQFINFVIRPPRADYNPDQYLWEKEFSLAGRTYQRQDLELKNDRGHTLKCSHYLPSPFPEDTSLPCVIYCHGNSGCRADANEAAVILLPSNITVFTLDFSGSGLSDGDYVSLGWHEKDDLKIVVSHLRSNKQISRIGLWGRSMGAVTSLLYGAEDPSIAGMVLDSAFSNLYNLMMELVDVYKIRLPKFTVKMAVQYMRRVIEKKAKFDIMKLNCVLVAPKTFIPVLFGHASDDKFIQPHHSDLISESYAGDKNIIKFDGDHNSSRPQFFYDSVSIFFYNVLRPPQVSIAEKLEKYYDLGDLKLGSGVDESVLYEILSSLRSATTDAASSSSAFPTISATKSVNELLSEIAPLTDVEPLFEEDNTDDNDGIGHGDATDVQGKLNGQIEDCCSYTSSNRESWGRCSSLGGSDQECCADLSADDKHSQNTVKVFATPLRSMKEKSSGPPKEDEKKHKKNKMKKKDKAEKVAKKPKSDRFEKLEALSRRLRLCLLKGSIHRRNKSS; from the exons ATGATTGAGCAATTCATCAATTTCGTCATTCGACCTCCCAG GGCGGACTATAACCCAGATCAGTATCTGTGGGAAAAGGAATTCTCCCTTGCTGGTAGAACCTACCAAAGGCAGGATTTGGAG CTCAAGAATGACAGAGGCCATACCTTGAAGTGTAGTCATTATCTCCCTTCTCCTTTTCCTGAAGATACTTCTCTTCCTTGTGTTATATATTGCCATGGAAACAG TGGATGCAGGGCAGATGCCAATGAGGCTGCTGTAATTCTTCTGCCATCAAATATTACTGTTTTTACCCTTGACTTCTCGGGGTCAGGCTTATCTGATGGAGACTATGTTAGCCTTGGTTGGCATGAA AAAGATGATCTGAAGATTGTGGTGTCACATTTGAGGAGCAACAAACAAATATCCCGTATAGGTTTATGGGGACGATCAATGGGTGCAGTTACTAG CCTTCTTTATGGAGCTGAAGACCCTTCTATTGCTGGAATGGTATTGGATAGTGCCTTTTCAAACTTATATAATCTCATGATGGAGCTCGTGGATGTTTATAAAATTCGGCTTCCAAAGTTCACt GTTAAAATGGCTGTACAGTACATGAGGCGGGTTATTGAGAAGAAGGCAAAGTTTGACATTATGAAACTGAACTGTGTTCTG GTTGCACCGAAGACATTCATTCCTGTCTTATTTGGACATGCAAGTGATGACAAATTCATTCAGCCACACCACTCTGATCTCATCTCTGAATCCTATGCG GgtgataaaaatatcataaaatttgATGGCGACCACAACTCTTCACGACCACAATTCTTTTATGATTCAGTTTCCATTTTCTTCTACAATGTTCTCCGTCCTCCTCAAGTTTCTATTGCTGAAAAGCTTGAGAAATATTATGATTTGGGTGATTTGAAACTTGGTTCCGGTGTGGATGAG AGCGTATTATATGAGATTCTCTCTAGTTTGCGGTCTGCAACTACTGATGCTGCAAGTTCATCTTCTGCATTTCCAACGATATCTGCAACAAAATCTGTTAACGAACTTCTTTCAGAAATCGCTCCCCTGACTGATGTA GAGCCCTTGTTCGAAGAAGATAATACGGATGACAATGATGGAATTGGCCATGGCGACGCCACAGATGTACAG GGCAAGCTAAATGGCCAGATTGAAGATTGCTGCTCATATACAAGCTCAAATAGAGAAAGTTGGGGCAGATGTTCTTCTTTAGGAGGCAGTGATCAAGAATGCTGTGCAGATTTAAGTGCTGATGATAAACACTCTcag AATACTGTGAAGGTGTTTGCAACACCTTTGCGAAGCATGAAAGAGAAATCATCAGGCCCCCCAAAAGAAGACGAAAAGAAGCACAAgaagaataaaatgaaaaagaaggATAAAGCTGAAAAAGTTGCAAAGAAACCAAAGAGTGACAGATTTGAGAAGCTGGAGGCTCTCAGCAGACGCTTGCGGCTTTGCCTACTAAAGGGATCAATCCATCGAAGAAACAAGTCATCTTGA